TTTTTTTTACAGATTTAATTATTACCTTACTTGTATTAGGGATAACTATTGGTCTACTAGCCAAACTCATCGGGCATATAGGGTTAATTATCATTGCATCAATACTAGGGTGAACTATTGGACCACCTGCAGCCATTGAATAGGCTGTTGAACCAGTTGATGTAGATATGATTAATCCATCGCCTTTATATTCATTCACTTTCTCGTTATCTATTTCAATTTGTATTTGATTGGTAGGAGAAATGTCTTCTTCAACAGATTTAAAATAAAAATCATTTAAGGCGTCGTAGCTTTTTATAATCTTTTTCTCAGAACTTGTCCCATTAATACAAACATTACAATTTAATCTGTTACGAAAGTCAATTGTGTATTCTTCGTTTTCAAGGATTTCAATAAAAGATTTGTCAAATAAAAAACCTTTTTCTTGCGTAAGGAATCCCAGATTACCACCAATATTAATGCTCAATAAAGGGATATCATAATCAGCTAAAGCATTTGCACATTTTAGGAAGGTTCCATCCCCACCAAGAACTATGCCAATGTCTGGCTGCAATTTTGGATTACAAAGATGTTTTTCAATTTCATCATTATGAAAATCACTTTCAATTCTATTTGATTTTATATTTTTCGCCTTCAGAACTTCTTCACAGAATTTAGAAGCTGCTTGCGCTATAGAACTATCTGAACGATATACAATAAGCACTAATGAAAGTTTCATTTAGTGGTTTTACCATTTTAATAAATTAAAACTTTCCATATCTACAGTCACCCTATTCCTATAAAGAGATAATAAAATAGCTAATCCAACTGCTGCTTCTGCGGCAGCAACAGTAATAACAAAAATTGTAAAAACTTGTCCTTGAATTAAATTATTATCAACGAAGGAGGAAAACGCCATCAAGTTTATATTTACTGCATTGAGCATTAATTCAATGCTCATAAGGACCCTGACGGCATTTCTACTATTTAATAATCCCCAAATCCCAATACAGAATAGTACTGAAGATACTATTAAAAATGCTTGAAGAGGAATCGATTCTAAACTCATCATAATAAAGTTGAAAGGTTAATTTTTATTTGTAAGTAATGGTTCTGATGATTTCTCAATTAACTCTTGATCAACAGGTAATCCAGTGGAAATATCCTTGCTCATTACATCTCTTCTTGCTAAAACAATAGCTCCAATCATTGCCATTAAAAGTAAAACTGAGGCTACTTCAAATGGGAGTAAATAATCACTGAATAGATGTTCACCAATTCTGATAGTTGATTCTTCTCCTATAGAGTTTTGAGGATTAGAAAGGCTCCATACATTAGTCAAGTCAACTCTTATTAAAAGGCTTAGTAGGGTTAAACATATTGATGTTGATATGATTCTTCTCGATTTAATGTCACTGATGGGCTTTAAATCTTCTTTTTTATTGACTAGCATTATTGCAAAGATTATTAATACATTAACGGCACCAACATAAACTAAAACTTGTGCTGCAGCGACAAAACTTGCATTCAATAGAAGATACAATCCCGCAACACTCATGAAAACTCCCCCTAGAAGAAAGGCTGAATAAACAATACTTTCTAGCAGTACCACACCAAGTGCTCCAATAAGGATCACTAAAGATAACACTGAAAAACAAATAATTTGAGTTGTTATTGCAATGGACATAAATTAATAGAATTTAATTGTCTGGATTAGAAACTTTATCTTTATTTTCATTGGATTCTGGTCTCATCCAATCATAGACTTCTTCGGGTAATTTACCAACTCTAGTATCTGAAGCTGGTATTTCATGAGGGTCCATAACACCTTTAGGTAGATAGGCAAGTTCTCTCAGAGGTTTAACTGATGGATCTGTTGTGACGTTCGTAGGTAATCTACCAAGTGCAACATTATCAAAGTTCAGATTGTGTCTGTCAAAAGTAGCTAATTCATATTCTTCTGTCATCGAAAGACAATTAGTTGGACAATATTCAACACAATTTCCGCAAAATATACAAACTCCAAAATCTATAGAGTAATTTCTAAGTTCCTTTTTTTTAGTCTCTTTATTCATTACCCAATCAACTACTGGTAGATTTATGGGGCAAACTCTCACGCACACTTCACAGGCAATACATTTATCGAATTCATAGTGTATTCTTCCTCTATATCTCTCAGATGGGATTAATTTTTCATATGGATATTGGACAGTAACAGGTCTTCTTCGAAGATGATCAAAAGTTACTGATAAGCCATTATATAAATATTTACCAGCATTAAATGCTTCTTTGATATAGCTATTGATTTGTTGAAGAAAATTTTTCATTTGAAGAATTCACTTAGTTATTTTATTTTAGTGGATTAATTTTAAATTTAAGTATTTTTACTTAAGTTTAACCACCAAAGAATTGCGGGAAAGCTAGTTTTAATCCTGCAGTTATCAAAAGATTAGCAAGAGAAATTGGAAGGAGAAACTTCCATCCAAGATCTAATAGTTGATCTATTCTTACTCTAGGAGTTGTCCAACGCAATAATATTGCAATGAAAACTAAAAGATATGCTTTCAATATAGTCATTACAATTCCTATTGATGCAGTGAAAACTTGTATGAAGGGTGCATTAATTGGCAAGTTTAGAAACTTAGCTATTATTTCAACTGGAATGGGAAAACCCCAACCTCCCAAATAAAGTATTGATACCAATAAAGCTGAAAGGATTAAATTAATGTAACTACCAAGGTAGAACAATGCGAATTTCATCCCTGCATATTCAGTTTGATATCCCGCCACTAATTCTTCTTCAGCTTCAGGCAAGTCAAATGGAAGTCTCTCACATTCTGCAAGAGCACAAATCCAAAAGACTATAAAACCAACAGGTTGTCTCCATATATTCCAACTTAGGATTCCAGCACCACTTTGTTGATTGACTATGTCAATAGTACTTAGGGAATTTGTCATTAGTACCACAGCTAGTACAGATAAAGCTAAAGGAATTTCATAACTTATTGATTGAGCAGCAGCTCTTAATCCTCCCAATAAAGAATATTTATTATTTGATGCATATCCGCTCATAAGAAGTCCAATTGGCTGGATACTGCTTAAAGCGATCCATAGGAAAATTCCAATACCAACGTTACTTATTAAGAGGTTTTGTCCAAAAGGAACAATTAGCCAGGACAGAATCACTGGAACAAGAACTAATATTGGTCCTGCAGTGAAGAGAATTCCATCCGCTTTAGCAGGAATAATATCCTCTTTGACAAGTAACTTAAGACCATCTGCAATTGGTTGAAGGACACCAAGAGCTCCTGCATATTCAGGGCCTATTCTTTGCTGAGCAGCAGCAGATATTTTTCTTTCAAGCCAAACTGTTACTAAAACCCCAACAACTGCCGCTACCAAAACTAAAAGCATAGGGAGAGGGAGCCAAATTATATGGGCGATTTCGCTGGACAGGCCAAAGCTTTTCAAGAATTCATTAAAACTATATTCGAGATCTAATCCGTATTCCAAAATTTTTAAGTTATTTACTTAATAGATTAACTCTTCTTAAACAATATGTGTGTTTTTTATGAAAAGCTGCAAATATTATTCCCTATTTTCTAAGCTGATCCAATCTCTTGGTGCTGAACCCGTGTAGATTTGCGATGGTCTGAAAATTCTATTTGCTCCAAGTTGCTCTCTCCAATGAGCTAACCAACCTGCCACTCTAGATATGGCAAAAATTGGAGTAAATAAATCACGAGGAATACCAAGTTTTCTATAAACAAGACCAGAATAGAAGTCAACGTTAGGGAATATACCCTTAGGTCCAAGTCTTGGTATTGCCTCTGCCTCAAGTGATTTAGCGACTTCATACATTTCATCTTCTCCAAATCTAATAAAAAGCTCTTCTGCCAGTTTTTGAAGAATTATTGCTCTTGGATCTTTGACTTTATATTCTCTGTGGCCGAAGCCCATTATCTTGCTTTTATTTTTTATTGCATTATCTAAAAAAGATCCAGCATTTTCTGGGGTTTTAATCTCTTCTAACATTGCAATTACATCTTCATTTGCTCCTCCATGCAATGGGCCAGCCAAGGTCCCTACTGCAGAGGCGATGACAGCATATGGGTCTGTAAGAGTACTTGCAGTCACTCTAGCGCTAAATGTACTTGCGTTTAAACTATGTTCGGCATGTAGAATTAAACACCTATCAAAAACTTTTGCAGCTATAGGATCTTGTTCTTTTTCAGTCAGCATGTAGAGAAAATTTGATGAGTAAGTTAAATCATCTCTAGGTTGGATTGGGTCTTGTCCTTTTCTAATTAATTGAAACGCAGCAATCATTGTAGGTATCTTTGCTATTAGTCTTATCACTGCGTTGTAGATGTAATTAGGATCATCTATTGCTCTACGTGAATAGAAGAGTCCTAAAGAAGCTGCACTAGATTGAAGAGCATCCATAGGATGACCGGTTGCAGGGAAACATTTCATCATATCTCTGACTCTAAAACTTAACCTTCGATGCATCTGAACTTCTTGTTCGAAATCTCTTAGTTGAATAGCTGTGGGCAATTCACCCCAAATTAATAGGTAAGCAGTTTCTAAAAAACTGCTTTTTTTGGATAGTTCCTCAATGGAATAGCCTCTGTACAATAATTTACCTTTGTTCCCATCAATATCACAGATAGATGAATTAGTAACTGGGACACCCTCTAATCCTGGTTTTAAAATTAGTTTGTTGCTATCCAATTGCTTAATTCAATATCAAATACTTATAGATTAAAGATAGTCAAATAATTTTTAATTAACCACAAGATATTAACTTCACAAAAAATTAAAATGATTGTGTTTGAAGCTTGTTTGAATAAATTTAATTTAAAGAATTTTTAATATTGTTTCTTTATATAGAATTGGATTTTTTTCAGGAATAGATTGACTTATGATTTCTAGAGATTCTTCATTTGATATTTTTAAAATATTTTTAATGAGAAAATTAATTTCCTGCAAATTAGAAAAATATTCAATTTTATTAGAATTACCATTTTTGATATCAACTTTTGAATAAAGAAAAGCAGATTTATCTTTATTACTTTTGAGATTAAAAAATTTTTTTGATATTTTCTCTAGTTTTTTACCATCAATTAAATGATTACTTATGATTTGTAAACCTCCTGATTCTATTGAATAGATATTTTCATAAGTTAATTGTTTTATAACATCGTCTTTTTCTTCAAGAATATCTTTGGAATATATCGAATAAATATCTTCATTTTGTTTCAAAGTATATTTGTTGAAATCTTTTAGTTTTTTAAAAGCACTTAAATCAAAATGATCTTCATTATTTTTTTCAAATGTAATAAGCCAATCTTTATTTGAATTGAGAATTAAAATGTTTTGTTTATCATTTTGATTAAACTCTTCAAAAAAATTGAGTTCAAAATCATTTATTAAAGGTTTTAGATATTTTTCAAAATTTTTTATATCACTAAAAATTGAAATTTCAGTATTATCTCCATTAGTATTGTCTTGATTTATTAACTGATCGTAAGTAAGAATATCAATATTTTTTTTATTATTTAGTAAATAGGATTTTAAAATTAAATATTTATTTTTTAAATCAAATGTTGTAGCTATAACATCCTCTTTATTCTGAGTAAAAATTTCTTTATCAAAAAATATACTTTCCCAAAATTTATTTGTGAATAATATATTTTTTTCGTTTTTTAGTCCAAAAAGTACTTCCTCATATTGAAATTTTTTTTCTTTAAAATTATTGCTGGAGTTAATACTATTTTTGATTAATTTTTTATCTGATGAGGCAATTATATAATTATCCTCGGTTCGGTATATATAGTTAAGGAAATTTATTTTGTTTTCTCTATTAATTGAAATTATCTCATCAATTTGATCAATTTTATTAGGCAAATTTAATAAATCGTCTATCGTTTTTTCTGGCTTAATTTTAAAAATAATCAAAATATCATCTTTAAGCTTTTTATTATTTTCAAAAAATGAGATTATAAGTTCATTGTTATAGATATCTTCTAATTTATTGTTGCCTAGATCTATACCTAAGTAATCTAATATAGAGTCTTGTATTAAAACAAAGTCATCTTGGTTTGTTGAATTTTTATCTTTTTCATTATTATTAATAATATTAAAACTATCTAAATTTGAAATAAATAATAATTTATTATTTTTAGGTATATATCTTAAGATATTTAGTTGCTCAATATTTGTACTTTGCTCCTTATTTTTATTAGCAGAAACTTTTTTAAAACCAAAAAAAAGTAATAAAGTTAATAATAGTATTATTGCTACTACTCTAAGTTTCATTATCAATGTTTATTTTTATTTTTAACAATAAACTTCCTACTGCAACTTAATTTATTAAATTGTAAATAACACATAATTTATCCTATAAATTGGGAAGTTATCCAAAATCTATAAATGCTTCTAGTCTCAATGATTGGTTTAATTCTGAGAAAGAAGATCCAGTTTTGATTGATGTAAGAGAAGAGTCAGAGCTTGAAATAGCTCGTTTCTCAAAAGAATTTTTACATATACCAATTAGTAAAGTTACATCAGAATATGTCGAAGAAATATTTGCTGGTTTATTAGAAAGAGAAATTGTAGTTACCTGTCATGCAGGAATAAGAAGTTATAACTTTTCTCAATGGTGCTTGGATAATAATATTGTGAGCGAAATATGGAATTTGGAGGAGGGTATTGATGGATGGAGTAGATATATTGACCCATCAATCCCAAGGTATTGATTAAATATCTAATGAAGATGCAACAGTATTAACATCTTTGTCGCCTCTACCAGAGCAATTGATAACTATATGAGTATCTTTTTCAAGAGAAGGGCATAATTTATCTAACCAAGCAAAGGCATGGGAAGTTTCAAGTGCAGGTATAATTCCTTCTAGTTCACTAACAAGTCTTAAAGCGTCTAAAGCTTCTTGATCTGTGACTGATCCATATTCTGCTCTTCCTATATCTTTTAAATGGCTATGTTCAGGTCCTACCCCAGGGTAATCTAAACCTGCACTTATTGAGTGAGCTTCTTGTACTTGACCATTATCATCTTGCAAGAGAAGACTCATTGATCCATGCAAAATTCCAACTGATCCTTTAGTGATAGTGGCAGCATGTTTGTCAGTATCAACTCCGCTTCCTGCGGCTTCAACTCCAATAAGACGCACAGAAGTTTCTTTAACAAAAGGATGGAAAAGCCCCATTGCATTTGATCCCCCACCTACACAAGCAAGCAAAATATCGGGCAAAGACCCAAATGATTCCAAACATTGTTTTTTAGTTTCTTCGCCTATAACTGCATGAAAATCTCGCACAATCTTTGGGAAAGGGTGTGGGCCTGCAACAGATCCTAAAATGTAGTGTGTGGTTTCGACATTAGAAACCCAATCTCTAATGGCCTCACTAGTAGCATCTTTAAGTGTTGCAGTTCCAGAATTTACAACTTTAACTTCAGCTCCTAAAAGTTTCATTCTGAAAACGTTAAGGGATTGCCTTTTTATGTCTTCAGCACCCATGTAGATAATACATTTCAAGCCAAATCTCGCACAAACAGTAGCAGTAGCAACTCCATGCTGACCTGCTCCAGTCTCTGCAATTATTCTTTTTTTGCCCATTCTTATTGCCAATAAAGCTTGTCCAAGTGCATTATTAATTTTGTGAGCCCCAGTATGATTTAAATCTTCTCTTTTAAGCCATATTCTAGGAGTTGCTTGTTTATTTTTGTAATGTTCAGTAAGTCTTTTGGCTTCATAAAGTGGTGTTTCTCTTCCTACATAAGTCTTAAGAAGATGATTTAATTCTTCTACAAAAAGTTTATCTTTCCATGCATTAGATGCAGCGTCTTCAAGCTCAAAAAGAGCGGGCATTAGCGTTTCAGGAACATATTGACCACCATATTTTCCAAATCTTCCCTCTTTGGAGGGTTGATTTAAAGCGTCATTTTTATAGTTTTGATCTTTGCGAGAAAATGTACTTACCACTTTTTCTATAGAATAAGTATTAACTAACTATAGATTATATTGAAAATAATGGGGAAAAAGAATTGGATCGAATTTGATAATCAAGAAAAGAAATCTGAAGAAACAGCCAAGGTAGATATTTTCAATAAAAGATCAAAAATAAATATTTCAAAACAAAAAAAAGGTAAAAAGGGAAAGACTATTACTTTAATTAGAGGTTTAGACACTGAGGATGAAATCTTATTAAAAGAATTACTAAAAAAAATTAAAGTTTTTTGTGGGACTGGAGGAACATTAATTGATAGAAATATCCAGTTACAGGGTGATATGGTATCGAAATCAATTGAGTTTCTTCGTAAAGAGGGATTTCATAATTTATGAAGCAAGGGTTAGGATAGGTTTTTAATTTTGATGAAGTAAAAAATGAAAGAACAAAATCAAACAAAGTCAACCAATATAAAGTGGCACAACTTAACTATTGATAGAGAAAAGTTAGAGAAAATGAGAGGTCATAAAGGTATGGTTATCTGGTTTACAGGTTTATCTGGTTCTGGTAAAAGTACTTTGGCCAACGCTTTAAATGAAGTTTTACACTTAGATGGTTTTTCGACTTATGTGTTGGATGGAGATAATATTAGACACGGTTTATGCAAAGATCTTGGTTTTTCGGATGAAGATAGAGAAGAAAATATAAGAAGAATTGGCGAAGTTGCGAATTTATTTATGAATGCTGGGATAATAACTATTACGGCATTCGTTTCGCCATTTATTAGCGATAGAGATAAGGTGAGAAAAATTATTGGATCTAAGGATTTTATTGAAGTTTATTGTGCTGCTGATATCACAGTTTGCGAAAATAGGGATATTAAAGGTCTTTATAAGAAAGCTCGTTTGGGTGAAATTAAGGAATTCACAGGGATTTCTAGTCCATATGAAGCTCCTCTTAATCCCGAAATTGTTGTTGATACAGGTTCGTTAGATTTAAATGATTCCGTTGAAAAAATTATTAATTACCTTAAAAAAGAAAACTTTCTTAACAAGGCCTAATAGAAAAATATTAGTTCATTTATTTTGAAGATAATTGTCAGGTCCAATATTTGATAACTTACTATTTTTAGTTCTTACCTGTGAATGTAGATTTTCTCTGAATGCTTTCAAATTTTTCTTTATGGATTCATCAAATAAACTGATCATCTCTATTGCCAATAATCCAGCATTCTGACCTCCATTAATTGCAACAGTTGCAACTGGAATTCCAGCAGGCATTTGAACGATTGATAAAAGAGAGTCAATGCCCTTAAGTGTCTTACTCTCTACTGGTACGCCAATTATAGGAATGCAAGTTATGGATGCCAGCATTCCTGGAAGATGAGCAGCACCCCCAGCACCGGCAATTATTACTTTTATGTTTTCTGATTCTGCATTTTTTGCATATTCCATCATTTCAATAGGTGTTCGATGTGCAGAAAGTATACAAACTTCAGTTTTTATTCCAAATTCTCTTAAAATATCAATGGCTGGTTTCAATGTTTTTAGATCTGAATCACTACCCATTACGACAGCAATTTTATAAATATCTTTAGATTTTAATTCTGACAAAATAACAAATCAATTCTTTCCTATAATGGCGTGCAATTAATTTGGCGCCAGTTGGTTAGTATAAAAAGAATAAATTTTCATAGAATACTATGACGTCAAATAAGATTATCGAAAAAAGTGAAGTAAGAGAGTATTTTAATGGTACTGGTTTTGAAAGATGGAATAAAATTTATAGCAAATCTAATGAAATTAATACAGTTCAGAAAAATATTAGGAAAGGACATCAAAAAACTGTAGATGATGTAGTCTCATACATCAAAAATTATCCTGAACTAACAAAAAAAAGTTATTGTGATGCAGGCTGTGGTGTAGGAAGTCTTTCCATACCTTTATTAAGACTCGGTATAAAAGAACTACAGGTGAGCGATATTTCTTCTGAAATGATTAAAGAAACAAAGAAACGTATTCATGAATTAGGTTTGAGTCAAGGTAAAATTAAATATGAAGTCTGTGATCTGGAAAAATTAAAAGGATTATTTGATGTTGTAGTTTGTTTGGATGTATTTATTCATTATCCTCAACCGGTCGCAGAAGAAATGGTTCAACATCTATGCGATTTAAGCAAAGAAAAACTAATTGTTAGCTTTGCCCCTTACACTCCAGTTCTTGCTGTTTTAAAAAATATTGGAAAATTATTTCCTGGGCCAAGTAAAACTACAAGGGCATATACATTGAAAGAAAAGGGTATTATTAATGCTGCTAAAGAAAGAGGATTTAAAGTTGTTAAAAAGAAATTAAATCAAGCTCCTTTTTATTTTTCAAAACTAATTGAATTCGAAAAAATTAAATAATTTATTTTACTAAATGATTTTCAAGTGCATAACGAACTAATTCAGTTCGGCTAGATGTACCTGTCTTGATAAAAAGTCTACTTACATATTTTTCAACATTTCTTATAGATGTCTCAAGCTGTCTTGCAATTTCCTTGTTCATCAGTCCTTCTGCTACTAGTTGAAGTACACTTGCTTCTCTTGGGGTAAAACTATGAAGATTTATTTTATTTTCTGAATTAGTGGGATTTTGGTCTGTGAGCATAGATTTAATTTCAGTAATTTGCTTCGCCATTTTGCTTACATCAATATCTGCGAATCTTGCGGCTTCTTTAAGTAAACGTTCTTGTCTGTTGATTACGTTTTTAACTCTCGCTGTTAATTCATCAGGGTCGAAAGGTTTGGAAATATAATCATCAACTCCTGCGAGATAACCTTCAGTTCTGTCTAGGGTCATCCCTTTTGCAGTTAGAAAAATAACTGGAGTTCCTCCTAATTTTTCATCCTCTCTAATTTTTGCCAATAAAGTATAACCATTAGCTCGGGGCATCATAATATCGCTAATTATCAAATCGGGAAAAACTGTTTGAGCTTTTTCCCAACCATCCTCTCCATCAACTGCAATAAATATTTCAAAGCCTTCGTCTTCTAGAAATGTTTTCACAGCTGTTCTTAAACCAGGCTCATCATCGACTAGTAAAATTCTTGATTTTCTTACCGGTTCATTATTTATTTGATTAATTTCATTCATTTTTTAAATTCTTAAATTTGATTTTCTAGTAATAAACAGAATTTTATATACTAAACATAATGCTATCAACTCCCATACTACTAGACTATCAATCTTCGACTCCTTGTTCTAAAGATGTTGTTGATTCTATGAAACCTTTTTGGAGTGAGATATTTTCTAGCCCTGCAAGTAAATCTAATTTGGCGGGGATTAATGCAAGCGCTATATTGGAAGCCTCAAGAGAAAAAATAGAACAAAATTTATTTCTTAAGAATAAAAAAGTTATTTTTACAAGCGGGGCAACTGAATCTAATAATTTAGCTTTATTAGGTTTTGCTAGAAATTTTTATAAAAAAACAGGAAATAATGGACATATTATTACCTTAAAAACGGAGCATAAAGCTGTTTTGGAGCCCCTAAACCAACTAAAAAAAGAGGGATTTATGGTTACAGAAATTAATCCTGAGAAAGATGGCTTAATTTTAGAAGAAAAATTCAAAAAAAATATAAGAGAAGATACATTTCTGGTTAGTGTCATGTTGGCAAATAACGAAATAGGAGTTATTCAGCCCATAGAGAATATTTCAAAGATATGTAAATCGAGAGGAATTACATTTCACTCTGATTTTGCACAATGTTTAGGTTATATGCCGTTAGACAACCTTTTGTCAGATGTAAACATGATAACGATGAGTTCTCACAAAATATATGGTCCTAAAGGGATAGGACTTCTTTTAATTGATGAAGAAATTAATCTTGAGCCTTTAATTGTTGGAGGAGGTCAGGAATATGGTCTTAGGTCTGGCACATTACCTCTTCCTTTAGTAGTTGGCTTTGCTAAAGCAATAGAGATAGCAGTTTTTAATCAAAAAAATAATTCTGAGAAATTACTTTTTTACAGAAATAACCTTTTAGAGGGGTTGTTAAAAAATAATTCTGGTTTATTAATTAATGGCTCCATAGAAAAAAGATTACCTCACAATTTAAATTTGACTGTGTTGGATATAAACGGAGCAAAGTTTCATAAACTTTTAAAATCTAAAATAATTTGTTCTACTGGATCTGCATGTAGTAATGGTGAACCATCTCATGTTTTACTAGCCTTAGGTAGATCTCTTAAAGAAGCAGAATCTTCAATAAGGTTAAGTCTTGGATTAAGCACTAACTCAGACGATATAAAACTAGCAATTCATATTCTTACAAATACGATCAGATCATCACGATAGAAATTATTGGCTTTTAATTTAATTGAGCAATTCTTAACTTTCCACTTCTAGCTCTTTTATTTAGTTCAACTTCTTGTTCGGAAGGAGTTATTGGCTTTTTTGTCAGGTTTTTTAGTCTTTGATCATTCTTAAAACAACTTTTAACTAACCTATCCTCAAGGGAATGAAAACTAATAATAGAAATAATACCCCCTGGCAAAAGCCATTCAGGTACAACTTGCAAAAATTTTTCTAATACTTCAATTTCTTTATTAACAGCAATTCTTAGTGCTTGAAATGTTCTTGTTGCGGGATGTATTTTTTTATATCTTTGTTTTGGTGGGAAACAGCCTGCAATAGAATAAGCTAACTCTTTTGTTCCAGAATATTGCCCATTTTCCTTCAAATCCAATTTTATTTTCCTAGCAATCTTTCTTGATAATCTCTCCTCTCCATATTTATAGATTAGGTTAGCTAGATCTTTTTCATTTAAAGCCTCAATTAATTTCTCTGCATCAACATCAAGAGAAGGATTCATGCGCATATCAAGTGGACCATCTTTTTGGAAACTAAATCCTCTTTTAGGGTCATCAATTTGGTTACTATTTACTCCAAGATCTGCAATCACAAAAGAAACTTTTTCTTTTGGTACAAAATCCGCAAAATTTGAAGCCCTTATATCAATCCTATTTTTAAACTCGTCAAGTTTTTTTGATGCTGATTTTCTCGCGAATGGATCTTGATCAAGTCCAATTATATTTAAATCCGAATATTTTCTTAATAAATGATAAGAGTGCCCGCCTCCGCCTAAAGTTGCGTCTATTCCCTTAAGTTGATTGTTATGTAACAGTGGGTAATGCTCTAATGAGGCCATAATCTCATCTGTCATAACTGATTTATGATTGAAAAAAGATGAATCAGATAGGTCAGTTTGCATAACTTTCGACTAAGATTTATTTAGAAGTTAAATTTTAATGGCTCAGCTAGAGACTAGAACAGAACCAATGGTGGTCAATTTTGGCCCTCACCATCCCTCAATGCATGGGGTTTTAAGGTTAGTTGTAACTCTTGATGGTGAGAATGTCATTGATTGTGAGCCAGTAATTGGATATTTACATAGAGGAATGGAAAAGATAGCTGAAAATAGGACAAATGTAATGTATGTCCCTTATGTAAGCAGAATGGATTATGCCGCAGGAATGTTTTATGAAGCTATTGTAGTAAATGCTCCTGAAAGATTAGCTAATATTCCAGTTCCCAAAAGAGCTAGTTACATCAGAGTACTCATGCTCGAACTTAATCGTATTGCTAATCATCTTTTATGGCTTGGTCCCTTTTTAGCAGACGTAGG
This window of the Prochlorococcus marinus XMU1410 genome carries:
- a CDS encoding NADH-quinone oxidoreductase subunit J, producing MSIAITTQIICFSVLSLVILIGALGVVLLESIVYSAFLLGGVFMSVAGLYLLLNASFVAAAQVLVYVGAVNVLIIFAIMLVNKKEDLKPISDIKSRRIISTSICLTLLSLLIRVDLTNVWSLSNPQNSIGEESTIRIGEHLFSDYLLPFEVASVLLLMAMIGAIVLARRDVMSKDISTGLPVDQELIEKSSEPLLTNKN
- a CDS encoding NAD(+) kinase translates to MKLSLVLIVYRSDSSIAQAASKFCEEVLKAKNIKSNRIESDFHNDEIEKHLCNPKLQPDIGIVLGGDGTFLKCANALADYDIPLLSINIGGNLGFLTQEKGFLFDKSFIEILENEEYTIDFRNRLNCNVCINGTSSEKKIIKSYDALNDFYFKSVEEDISPTNQIQIEIDNEKVNEYKGDGLIISTSTGSTAYSMAAGGPIVHPSIDAMIINPICPMSLASRPIVIPNTSKVIIKSVKKSKGEIKLWRDGSKCMTIKESYFCEIKKGQSPCKIIKFKKSTNYYNTLIKKLDWKGDLSQKNTKN
- the ndhI gene encoding NAD(P)H-quinone oxidoreductase subunit I: MKNFLQQINSYIKEAFNAGKYLYNGLSVTFDHLRRRPVTVQYPYEKLIPSERYRGRIHYEFDKCIACEVCVRVCPINLPVVDWVMNKETKKKELRNYSIDFGVCIFCGNCVEYCPTNCLSMTEEYELATFDRHNLNFDNVALGRLPTNVTTDPSVKPLRELAYLPKGVMDPHEIPASDTRVGKLPEEVYDWMRPESNENKDKVSNPDN
- the nuoK gene encoding NADH-quinone oxidoreductase subunit NuoK, which gives rise to MSLESIPLQAFLIVSSVLFCIGIWGLLNSRNAVRVLMSIELMLNAVNINLMAFSSFVDNNLIQGQVFTIFVITVAAAEAAVGLAILLSLYRNRVTVDMESFNLLKW
- a CDS encoding rhodanese-like domain-containing protein, whose protein sequence is MGSYPKSINASSLNDWFNSEKEDPVLIDVREESELEIARFSKEFLHIPISKVTSEYVEEIFAGLLEREIVVTCHAGIRSYNFSQWCLDNNIVSEIWNLEEGIDGWSRYIDPSIPRY
- the nuoH gene encoding NADH-quinone oxidoreductase subunit NuoH — its product is MEYGLDLEYSFNEFLKSFGLSSEIAHIIWLPLPMLLVLVAAVVGVLVTVWLERKISAAAQQRIGPEYAGALGVLQPIADGLKLLVKEDIIPAKADGILFTAGPILVLVPVILSWLIVPFGQNLLISNVGIGIFLWIALSSIQPIGLLMSGYASNNKYSLLGGLRAAAQSISYEIPLALSVLAVVLMTNSLSTIDIVNQQSGAGILSWNIWRQPVGFIVFWICALAECERLPFDLPEAEEELVAGYQTEYAGMKFALFYLGSYINLILSALLVSILYLGGWGFPIPVEIIAKFLNLPINAPFIQVFTASIGIVMTILKAYLLVFIAILLRWTTPRVRIDQLLDLGWKFLLPISLANLLITAGLKLAFPQFFGG
- a CDS encoding citrate synthase, with the protein product MDSNKLILKPGLEGVPVTNSSICDIDGNKGKLLYRGYSIEELSKKSSFLETAYLLIWGELPTAIQLRDFEQEVQMHRRLSFRVRDMMKCFPATGHPMDALQSSAASLGLFYSRRAIDDPNYIYNAVIRLIAKIPTMIAAFQLIRKGQDPIQPRDDLTYSSNFLYMLTEKEQDPIAAKVFDRCLILHAEHSLNASTFSARVTASTLTDPYAVIASAVGTLAGPLHGGANEDVIAMLEEIKTPENAGSFLDNAIKNKSKIMGFGHREYKVKDPRAIILQKLAEELFIRFGEDEMYEVAKSLEAEAIPRLGPKGIFPNVDFYSGLVYRKLGIPRDLFTPIFAISRVAGWLAHWREQLGANRIFRPSQIYTGSAPRDWISLENRE